The Vulpes vulpes isolate BD-2025 chromosome 10, VulVul3, whole genome shotgun sequence genome has a window encoding:
- the ISCU gene encoding iron-sulfur cluster assembly enzyme ISCU isoform X1 — protein sequence MREARDGSGAGGRGPPRAPGYAGAPRRPGPRRRGRGSLLLRPGCGPPSRETRTGRGFPRCAATARAAAGGRRPRKDDPLGPAGDAHRRGLRLRLRLQRGSLPPGWPRASPCPASDLFSPLVKWGLRAHSPQRDSRSVLGRVPSTWESFMVVDHYENPRNVGSLDKTSKNVGTGLVGAPACGDVMKLQIQVDEKGKIVDARFKTFGCGSAIASSSLATEWVKGKTVEEALTIKNTDIAKELCLPPVKLHCSMLAEDAIKAALADYKLKQEPKKEEAEK from the exons ATGCGCGAGGCCCGCGATGGCAGTGGGGCGGGAGGGCGAGGACCGCCGAGGGCACCCGGGTACGCCGGCGCTCCGCGGAGGCCCGGCCCGAGGAGGCGCGGCCGCGGGAGCCTCCTACTGCGGCCGGGGTGCGGGCCTCCCTCTCGCGAGACTCGGACCGGACGAGGTTTCCCTCGCTGCGCCGCGACTGCCCGCGCCGCGGCCGGTGGGCGGCGCCCCCGGAAGGACGACCCCCTGGGACCCGCCGGCGACGCGCACCGGCGCGGGCTTCGGCTTCGGCTTCGGCTTCAGCGGGGATCGCTGCCACCCGGATGGCCTCGGGCAAGCCCGTGCCCTGCGTCGGACCTGTTTTCCCCGTTGGTAAAATGGGGACTCAGGGCGCATTCCCCTCAACGGGATAGTCGTTCGGTCCTCGGCAGGGTGCCCAGCACGTGGGAGTCATTTATG GTTGTTGATCATTATGAAAATCCTAGAAATGTGGGGTCCCTTGACAAGACATCAAAAAATGTTGGAACTGGATTGGTGGGGGCTCCAGCATGTGGTGACGTAATGAAATTGCAG ATTCAAGTGGATGAAAAGGGGAAGATTGTGGATGCCAGGTTTAAAACATTTGGCTGTGGGTCTGCAATTGCCTCCAGCTCTTTAGCCACTGAATGGGTAAAAGGCAAGACG GTGGAGGAAGCCTTGACCATCAAGAACACAGACATCGCCAAGGAGCTCTGCCTTCCCCCCGTGAAACTGCACTGCTCCA TGCTGGCCGAAGATGCAATCAAGGCTGCCCTGGCTGATTACAAACTGAAACAAGAACCTAagaaagaagaagcagagaaatga
- the ISCU gene encoding iron-sulfur cluster assembly enzyme ISCU isoform X2: MREARDGSGAGGRGPPRAPGYAGAPRRPGPRRRGRGSLLLRPGCGPPSRETRTGRGFPRCAATARAAAGGRRPRKDDPLGPAGDAHRRGLRLRLRLQRGSLPPGWPRASPCPASDLFSPLVVDHYENPRNVGSLDKTSKNVGTGLVGAPACGDVMKLQIQVDEKGKIVDARFKTFGCGSAIASSSLATEWVKGKTVEEALTIKNTDIAKELCLPPVKLHCSMLAEDAIKAALADYKLKQEPKKEEAEK, encoded by the exons ATGCGCGAGGCCCGCGATGGCAGTGGGGCGGGAGGGCGAGGACCGCCGAGGGCACCCGGGTACGCCGGCGCTCCGCGGAGGCCCGGCCCGAGGAGGCGCGGCCGCGGGAGCCTCCTACTGCGGCCGGGGTGCGGGCCTCCCTCTCGCGAGACTCGGACCGGACGAGGTTTCCCTCGCTGCGCCGCGACTGCCCGCGCCGCGGCCGGTGGGCGGCGCCCCCGGAAGGACGACCCCCTGGGACCCGCCGGCGACGCGCACCGGCGCGGGCTTCGGCTTCGGCTTCGGCTTCAGCGGGGATCGCTGCCACCCGGATGGCCTCGGGCAAGCCCGTGCCCTGCGTCGGACCTGTTTTCCCCGTTG GTTGTTGATCATTATGAAAATCCTAGAAATGTGGGGTCCCTTGACAAGACATCAAAAAATGTTGGAACTGGATTGGTGGGGGCTCCAGCATGTGGTGACGTAATGAAATTGCAG ATTCAAGTGGATGAAAAGGGGAAGATTGTGGATGCCAGGTTTAAAACATTTGGCTGTGGGTCTGCAATTGCCTCCAGCTCTTTAGCCACTGAATGGGTAAAAGGCAAGACG GTGGAGGAAGCCTTGACCATCAAGAACACAGACATCGCCAAGGAGCTCTGCCTTCCCCCCGTGAAACTGCACTGCTCCA TGCTGGCCGAAGATGCAATCAAGGCTGCCCTGGCTGATTACAAACTGAAACAAGAACCTAagaaagaagaagcagagaaatga
- the ISCU gene encoding iron-sulfur cluster assembly enzyme ISCU isoform X3 gives MAAAGAGRLRRAASALLLRSPRLPARELSAPARLYHKKVVDHYENPRNVGSLDKTSKNVGTGLVGAPACGDVMKLQIQVDEKGKIVDARFKTFGCGSAIASSSLATEWVKGKTVEEALTIKNTDIAKELCLPPVKLHCSMLAEDAIKAALADYKLKQEPKKEEAEK, from the exons ATGGCGGCGGCTGGAGCTGGCCGTCTGAGGCGGGCGGCGTCGGCCTTGCTGCTCCGGAGCCCGCGCCTGCCTGCCCGGGAACTGTCGGCTCCGGCCCGGCTCTATCACAAGAAG GTTGTTGATCATTATGAAAATCCTAGAAATGTGGGGTCCCTTGACAAGACATCAAAAAATGTTGGAACTGGATTGGTGGGGGCTCCAGCATGTGGTGACGTAATGAAATTGCAG ATTCAAGTGGATGAAAAGGGGAAGATTGTGGATGCCAGGTTTAAAACATTTGGCTGTGGGTCTGCAATTGCCTCCAGCTCTTTAGCCACTGAATGGGTAAAAGGCAAGACG GTGGAGGAAGCCTTGACCATCAAGAACACAGACATCGCCAAGGAGCTCTGCCTTCCCCCCGTGAAACTGCACTGCTCCA TGCTGGCCGAAGATGCAATCAAGGCTGCCCTGGCTGATTACAAACTGAAACAAGAACCTAagaaagaagaagcagagaaatga